A single window of Gossypium arboreum isolate Shixiya-1 chromosome 13, ASM2569848v2, whole genome shotgun sequence DNA harbors:
- the LOC108463048 gene encoding polyprenol reductase 2-like, whose amino-acid sequence MEVGLVALLRLTLVAAILPIILASLRLRPFHQTILGLAKRGKTMHPSSSKFTVPQRFFSHFYMVGTLWTTLLLLTTWLYACTAGSTSSTIFALHKSHRVWRAVFLLWLMEAQVLRRLYESLYVFHYRPLARMHIFGYFIGMSYYIVASLSLCCTCAPEVFEFTLDLVSEGRKQWQPLEVIGGNRSPLWLGWKQWVGSAIFLWGWIHQLRCHAILGSMRAGGEEYVIPKGDWFEIVSSPHYLAEIVIYVGLLIASGGADITIWLLLAFVVTNLGFAAAETQKWYIGKFEDYPKHRYAMIPFIF is encoded by the exons ATGGAGGTTGGACTTGTTGCATTGCTGAGACTCACTTTGGTTGCTGCCATTCTTCCCATTATCTTAGCTTCACTGCGTTTGAGACCCTTTCATCAAACTATATTAGGGTTAGCAAAAAGAGGGAAAACAATGCATCCATCTTCCTCT AAGTTCACAGTTCCTCAGAGATTCTTCTCTCATTTCTACATGGTGGGTACCCTGTGGACAACCCTTTTGCTACTCACCACATGGCTATATGCATGCACTGCTGGTTCAACTTCATCAACCATCTTTGCATTGCACAAATCCCACAGGGTATGGCGTGCTGTGTTCCTGCTTTGGTTGATGGAAGCTCAAGTCTTGAGACGCCTTTACGAGTCATTATATGTATTCCATTATCGGCCCTTAGCTCGCATGCACATATTCGGCTATTTCATTGGCATGAG TTACTACATAGTAGCATCATTGTCACTTTGCTGCACTTGTGCCCCGGAGGTGTTTGAGTTTACTTTGGACCTGGTGTCTGAAGGAAGGAAACAATGGCAGCCATTGGAAGTAATAGGTGGGAACAGATCCCCCCTGTGGCTTGGATGGAAGCAGTGGGTTGGCAGTGCTATATTTCTATGGGGTTGGATTCATCAGCTCCGTTGTCATGCAATTCTT GGTTCAATGCGAGCAGGAGGTGAAGAGTACGTAATCCCGAAAGGGGATTGGTTTGAAATTGTTTCATCTCCACATTATTTGGCTGAGATT GTCATTTATGTTGGCTTGTTGATTGCTAGTGGAGGAGCAGACATCACCATTTGGTTACTCCTAGCATttgtg GTCACAAATCTGGGGTTTGCAGCAGCTGAAACACAGAAGTGGTATATTGGTAAATTTGAAGATTACCCAAAACATCGATATGCCATGATTCCCTTCATCTTTTAA